In the genome of Pirellulales bacterium, the window TTTGACACTGTCTTTGCCGAGGGGCAACGGCAATACATCGAAAGTCTGTCCGTTCACGCGCGCCAGTTCGTAAACCAACTCGAACGCCCAGACGTCGACGAAATCGACGGCCTGCAGCCCACCATCTCCATCGATCAGCGCGGCGGAAGCCAAAACCCGCGCAGCACCGTCGCCACGGTGACCGAAATCTACGACCACATGCGGCTCTTGTGGGCGCGGGTCGGACAACCACGCTGCCCGCAATGCGGCGTTGGTATCCGCCCGCAGACGGCCGATCAAATTCTGGAAGAGGCGCTCACCCTGCCAGAAAAGACCAAGGCCATGATCCTGGCGCCAATGGTTCGCGGTCGCAAAGGCCAGCACAAGGAGGTGCTGGAGACCATTCGCAAGGCGGGCTTCGTGCGCGTGCGAGTCGATGGAGAAATTCACGATATCGACGCCGTGCCCGAGTTAACGCGCCAAAAGAGCCACGACATCGAGGCGGTGGTCGACCGCGTAATGATTCGCGAAGGCATTCGGCCTCGCATGGCCGAGTCGATTCGCCTGGCGCTCAAGCACACCGAAGGGGTCGTGGTCATCAGTTGGCTCGAAGCGGCCGCCAACGATCCGGCTCAAGGCGCCTGGCGCGATTGGCTCTTCAGCACGCAATACGCCTGCCCCACCTGCAAGATCAGTCTGGCCGAGTTGGAACCCCGCACCTTCAGCTTCAATAGTCCCTACGGCGCTTGTCCCGCTTGCGATGGCATGGGCTACCGCGTGCAGTTCGATCCCGAGTTGGTGCTGCCCGACGCGTCGCGCTCGATCAGCAAGGGAGCAATCGCCCCTTGGCGCAATGGCAAAAGCGCCGCCGCCAAGCGGCAACTGGCGGTGCTCAACGAGTTCTTGTCCAGCGACGAACAGTGGGCCAATCTGCCGCTCGCCGATTGGCGCCCCAAACAACTCGAACAACTCTGGTCGGGCGATGGCAAGCGCTTTCCCGGGCTGCTCACCCTGCTCGAACAGCAATACTCCACCGAAACCATCACCGCCGAGCGCGAAAAGCTGGAACTATTCCGCGGCCACGTCCGCTGCGCCGATTGCCAAGGCGCTCGCCTGCGCCCCGAGGCCCGCGCTGTGCAAGTCGCCGAGCGCGGCATTCACCAGATCGCGGCCCTCACGGTCGAGCAGGCGGCCAGCTACTTCGCCGATCTCCGTTTCAGCGGCGTCCAGGCCGCGATTGGGGAACCCCTGTCGCAAGAAATTGGCAAGCGACTCGATTTTCTCCTCAAGGTGGGGCTCAACTATCTCACGCTCGATCGTCCCGCCGACACCCTCTCGGGCGGCGAGTCGCAGCGCATTCGGTTGGCTGCCGGGCTTGGTTCCGGTCTGGTCGGCGTCTGCTATGTGCTCGACGAGCCATCGATTGGCCTGCACCAGCGCGACAACGATCGCCTGATCGCCGCCCTGGTCGAACTCAAACAGCAAGGCAACACCGTGCTGGTAGTCGAACACGATGAGGCCATGATGCGCGTCGCCGATTGGCTCATCGATCTGGGGCCGCGCGCTGGGGAGTTCGGCGGTCAGATCGTGTCGCAGGGCCCCGCCAGCCAGGTGGTCGGCGATCCCGCCTCGCTCACGGGGCGCTATCTGGCCGGGCTCGAATCAATCGTCGTGCCCGCCGCTCGGCGCAAAGCCGTCAGCAAGCGCGCCATCGTCCTCGAAGGCGCCTCCACCAACAATCTCAAGCACGTCACCGCTCGCTTTCCGCTCGGCGTCTTCACCTGCATGACCGGCGTCAGTGGCTCGGGCAAAAGTTCGCTGCTAAACGAAACGCTCACCCCGGCGTTGCTGCGACACCTGGGGCTCGCGGTGCCCAAGCCGGGTCCGTTCGAACGATTGCGTGGCGCCGATCTGATCGACAAGTTGATCCCGATCGATCAAAGTCCCATTGGCCGCAGTCCCCGCAGCAATCTGGCCACCTACAGCGGCGCCTGGGACGAAATTCGCAAAGTCTTCGCCACCACCCGCGACGCCAAATTGCGCGGCTATCGCACCGGCCGCTTCAGCTTCAACACCGCTGGCGGCCGCTGCGAGGAGTGCCAGGGCCAAGGCGTGCAGAAGATTGAAATGAATTTTCTGCCCGATCTCTATGTCACCTGCCCCGTCTGCCGCGGCGCGCGCTTCAACCGCCAAACGCTGGAGATCCGCTATCGCGGCAAGAGCATCGCCGACGTGCTCGATATGCCTGTCGCCGAGGCGCTGGCCTTCTTCGAGAATTATCCGCAACTGGCGCGGCTTTTGACCTGCTTCGACGAGGTGGGCCTTGGCTATCTCAAGCTCGGCCAGTCTTCGACGACGCTCTCTGGCGGAGAATCGCAGCGCATCAAACTCGCGACCGAACTGGCCCGCACCAGCACCGGCAATACCCTCTACGTCCTCGACGAGCCGACCACCGGACTGCACTTCGAAGACATCAAGCGTCTGCTGGCCGTCCTTATGCGATTAGTCGATTTAGGCAACACCGTGATCGTCATCGAGCATAATCTGGACGTCGTCAAATGCGCCGACTGGATTCTCGATCTGGGCCCCGAGGGGGGCGAGCGCGGCGGCCAGTTGTTGGCCGAAGGAACCCCCGAGGACGTGGCCGCCGTCGAGGCCAGCATCACGGGGCGCTACCTGCGTCCGCTGCTCCAGGTGTAAGATCGTCCGTTTCCCAATCTGCCAAGCACCAGACCGCCAGGAAATACCAATGTCTGGCACGAAACAACCGCTCACACGCCGCGAGTTCGTGGCCGGCGCCGTCGCGGCGACGGCGCTCGTCGCCACCGCTCAAGTCCATGCCCAGGAGGATGCGATGATTCCTGTCGTCGACAGCCACCAACACATCTGGGATCTCAAACGATTCCACCTGCCGTGGACCGAGCGCGACAAGCCCATGGCCCGCGACTTCTCAATGCAAGATTATCTGGAGGCGACGCGCGGCATACCCATCGAAAAAAGCGTGTATGTCGAGGTCGATGTCGAACCTAGCCAGCAGCAGGCCGAGGCCGACTACATAGTGGAGCTGTGCCGGCGCAAAGAGGGGCCGCTCGCGGCGGCCGTGGTCTCCGGTCGCCCCATCAGCGACCAGTTCCCCGCCTACGCGCGACAATTCAAAGACCATCCTTACGTGCGTGGCGTCAGGCAGGTGCTGCATGGCCCATCGACCCCCGCCGGTTACTGCCTGCAAAAAGAATTCATCGCCGGCATTCGCGCGCTCGGCGAGCTTGGCCTCAGCTTCGATATCGTCATCCGCCCCGGCGAACTGGCCGACGCGGCCAAACTGATCCAGGCCTGTCCGGGCACGCAGTTCATTCTCGATCACTGCGGCAATGCCAGCGTCCAATCCCCCGATCTCGCCCCCTGGCGCCGCGACATCGCAACGGTCGCCGAACAAAAGAACGTCGTCTGCAAAATCTCGGGCATCATCGCCTTCGTCAAACCGGGAGAGTGGCAGGCGGACGATCTAGCGCCGATTGTCAATCACGCGCTGACTGTCTTCGGACCCGACCGCGTGATGTACGGTGGCGACTGGCCGGTGTGCAATCTCGGCGCCTCGTATCGCGAATGGTACGACGCCTTGAACCAGATCGTCGCCGACCGACCGCTAAGCGAGCGCCGCCGACTGTTCCACGACAACGCCATTCGCTATTACCGACTCGCGTGACGCCCGTGTCTCCCGCCGAAAGCCGACCGACGCCGACCGCGACTCATTCGCGAGTCCTATCCCGCCTTTGGTTGCTGGCCGCGATGGTCGTCGCCGTCGAACTGGCTTCGCTGCGCGGCGTACTGCGCGCCACCGGCCATCTGGCGCTTGGCTCCTGGCTCTGCGCCGAGGATGGCGTGTTTGAACTCTTGGGCGCGGCCTGCTGCCTGGCCGCCGGCGTCCTGTTCTTGTTGGCGGCGCTGACCGGAGATTTTCGCGCGGCCGTTTCGCTCCATTCGGTGCGTCGCCGCTGGCTGGCAATGCTATTCGGACTGGGTTTGCTCCTCTGCTTTCTGGAAGAAACCAGTTGGGCGCAGCGCATTGTCGAGTATCGAACGCCAGGCTGGGTCGCGGCGCACAACGCGTCGGACGAGGCCAACCTGCACAACCTGGCTTGGTTCCAACCCAGTTTCGGCCTCAACTACCTTCAACTTGCCTGGCTGGTGGCCGTGCTCAGCGGTTTTGTCCTCTTGCCACTGGCCTGCCTGGCCCCCCCCATCCGGCGACTGGTCTCTGCGCTCGGTATTCCCGTCCCTCGTGGACAAATCGTCGCCGTGCTCGCCGCTGGCCTCCTTGCCGGTTTGCTCATTCGCTGGCGGACGGCCGGCATTGGCCCCCTCAGTTGGCAGGAAGAAACCGAAGTCTTCGAGGTCCTCTCGCAGTTTGTCATCCTGCTCTGGGCGCTGGACGCTTGCCGCGAACCATTGGCTAGCCGACGGTCACTGGCCGTGCTTGTCACCTGCGGCATCGTGCTCCCGGTCACGGCGCTAGCCGCCGTCCGCGCGGCGCCCGCTTCCTGGGGCGAGGCCATCAGCATCGGCCATCGACTGCAAGGCGAGGCTTGGCGCGACAGTGGCGACCGCGCCGCCGCCATGCGCGAGTACGCGCTGGCCATCGAGCGCTGGCCCGACAATTGGATTGCCCAAGCGCGCATGGCCGAGGCGCTGCGCGATGCCGGCCAGACGCAGTGGGCAATCCAGCATTTTCGCCAGGCAATCGCCATCCCTGGTTCGCTCCCGGCATTGCGGCAACCTTTGGCCGCGATCTTGGCGAGCACCGGGCAACTGGCCGAGGCCAAAAGCGAGCTGCGCGAGAGTCTGCGTCTCGCTCCCGACGCCTCGGCGCATGCCCAATTGGCGCTACTGCAATGGCGACAACGAGAACTTCCCGCGGCAGAGGAGTCGGCCCGCGCCGCCGTGAGACTTGCGCCCGATTCGGCTGATTGGCAATATTTACTGGCCAACATCCTGGTCCAGGCGGGCAAGCGCGACGAGGCCATCAAAGCCTTTGATGCGGTCCTCAAACTTGATCCCCACCACGCCGGCGCGCTCCGCGACCGACAAACGCTCCAGCCTTCGGCGGCGTCCAAGTGACCGGATCGTCGCCGCTCCGGGGTGCAATTCGAATTCAGACGGCGATTCCGAAAACTCCGAAAACCCCACCCGCGGTTTGTCGGCTAGGCGAATCGCGCAAGCCCTAGCTAGATCAGATGTTGCGGACTTATCGCGAGGTACTGCCAGGGGTTGTCGGACAGGCGTTTTCGGAGTTCACCCCCCCTGTTTTCGTGTTTTCGTTGCAATTCGATTCCGGCCCACGCGCCGCCTCACCTGCTCGCCTGATCCACTGCTCACCTGGTCGCTCTCCTCCCCACTATTCCCTCTCTGCGTCTCAGCGCCTCTGCGGCTCATCCCCTTCTTCCGCCTCGCCCCCACGCAGTAGGGGGAGAGGCAGCGACCGTAGGTCGCTGGTGAGGGGGTCTTTGGTATTCCTCACGAATCTCTAGTCAATCCTCCTCCCTCGCGTCTTCGTGCCTTGGCCTTTCTTTCTTCCTCACTCACCACTTTTTCCTCTCCGCGCCTCCGCGTCTCGGCGGTTCACTTCTCCCCTCTCATGTAAACAGTGTTCAAAAACATGACTTGAAATTTGTACACCAGATCGTGTACTGTACGCATGTTCCTGTCGCGCGCTTCGTGAACGGCGTTTGTCAGCGGCGGGAGCAAATGCGGCGCGGACCAAGATCCAACCACGGAGCCCCGAGTTTTTCACAAGAAAAGCAACATTCCTCACCGGCGTCGCCGGCGATCTGCCTCCGTTTTAACGTTTCCACAGGCGGTTCGTTGATGCGTCTCGGCGTGCGAATGTCTGGCAGAACCACGACTCGTTCGTCTGCTGCGCCGCTGGCGTAAGGCGCGGCGACTGCGCGACATTGGCCTGCGCGTGTCAAAACTAGATGGCGCCGCGCAAGCGGCGTAAGATGCTCCCAATTCGTGGCTGCAAGCGGGTCGGCGCGCGCAAGGCTCCCACCAAGTGGTGCCTTGCTACCGCCAACGACTCACGTTGCGGCCTCGCCGCCATCAATCGCGCCGCATTTGAGCAACCGCCGGATAGGAGGAGCATCATGTCAACCGCCTCACAATATCTTCATCGCGTCTGCCTGACGCTCGCGGTCGCAATTGGCTTGCCGGAAATGCTTTCGGCGGCGCCCCCTGTTGCCGAACCTGCCAATACCACGCCGGCCGCCTCGGCCACTCCGACGCAGGAGGAACTCTTCAAACAGTTCGAAGAAAAACTGTCGGGCGCCCAACTGGTGGGCTATTTCACCGAGTCGGGCAAGGAGTCCGACAACCCCCTCAAGGCCGACAAGTACACCATCGAAAAGGTCAAAAAGCTCAAAGACGACTTCTGGCTCTTCGAAGCGCGCATCCAATACGACGGCAAAGACACCAAGGTGCCGATGCCGCTCGAAGTAAAGTGGGCCGGCGATACCCCGGTGGTCACGCTGACGAAGGTCTTTGTCCCCGGTCTCGGCACATTCACGGCGCGTGTGCTCTTCTACGGCGACGAGTACGCCGGCACCTGGAGCGCCGCCGATCACGGCGGGCACATGTTCGGCAAGATCGTGCGTCCCGACGCCGAATCGACAGACGACAAACCGACCGATCCGTCGCCGCCCGCGGCCGCCAACTAGCGCGAGCCCTTGACACCCCCCAAGCGTCCTTCATGCTGGTGCGTTCACGCGGCCCAGTCTGTACCCCTTAGCCCCGTTTGGTCCCCATCAGCATGTCCGATCCCTACTTCCAAAAACTCTTTGCCGATCGCATTGGCGGCGTCAACTACGGCAAGGGAACGGAAATCTATAAGTTCGAAAAGATCAAGCGCGCCAAACGCAAGGCCATGGCCGAGCATCCCGAGCGCAAGCTGATCGATTTCGGCATCGGCGAAAACGACGAGATGGCGCCCGAGTCGGTGCGGGCGCGGATGACCCAAGAAATTAATCGGCTGGAAAATCGCGGTTACGCCGATAACGGGGTGGCCGAGTTCCGCGAGGCCGTCGCCCGGTTCATGCAGCGCGAATTCGCCGTCGCGCTCGATCCCGCCACTGAAGTCAACCACTCCATTGGCTCCAAGCCGGCGCTCGCCATGTTGCCGGCCTGCTTCATCAATCCCGGCGACGTGACTTTGATGACCGTCCCCGGCTACCCTGTTGCCGGCACGCACGCGCGTTACTACGGCGGCGAGGTGCATCGACTGCCGCTGTTGGCGCAGAACAATTTCTTTCCCGATCTCGACGGCATCCCCGCCGACGTGCGTCGCCGCGCCAAGTTGTTGGTGATCAACTACCCCAATAGTCCCACCGGCAAGGTCGCCACGCGCGATTTCTACCAGCGCGTGATCGATTTCGCCCGCGAAAACGAGATTGTCGTGGTGCAGGACGCCGCTCACATCTTATTGAGCTACGACGGCCAACCGCTCAGCTTTTTGCAGGTTCCCGGCGCCAAGGAAGTAGGAGTCGAAGTGCATTCCCTCTCCAAGGGATTCCACATGATCGGTTGGCGCATCGGTTGGGTCTGCGGCCATCCGCGCATCGTCCAGGCCTTTGCCGATGTGAAGGACAACAGCGACTCCGGGCAATTCATCGCCGTGCAAAAGGCGGCGGCCGCCGCTCTCGACGAGACAAGCATCCCCGGCGCCACGCGGTCCAAATATCAGCGCCGCCTCAAAAAGCTGGTCGACACGCTCCACAGCGTCGGCTTCGATTGTCAGATGCCCGGCGGCACCTACTTCCTTTACACGCCGTCGCCCACGGGACTGGCCGGCGGCCCCAGCTTCGCCAACGCCGAGGCCGCGAGCCAATATCTCATCGAACAGCAATCGATCGTCACCGTGCCGTGGGACGATGCCGGCGCCTTCCTGCGATTCTCCGTCACCTACGAGGCGCCCACCGAAGCCGCCGAAGATCGCTTGATGGCCGAAACAGCCGAACGCTTGCGGCAAATCAAGCTGACCTTTTAATTCGTCTCACCCGTTGCTCAACCACGGCCCACCGGCGCAAGCATGGAACTGCTCAGAAAATTCATCGACCTGTTTCTGCATCTCGACGATCACCTGAACGATGTGATTGGCGATTACGGCGGTTGGACCTATCTGATTCTGTTCGTGATCATCTTCTGCGAAACCGGACTGGTGGTGACCCCCATTCTGCCCGGCGATTCGCTCTTGTTCGCCGCGGGCGCCTTCGCCGCGCGCGGCTCGCTCGACATCGCGGTGTTGATTGTGCTCTTGGGCGCTGCCGCCGTGCTGGGCGACGCCGTGAACTACTCGATTGGCGCGCTGCTCGGACCCAAGGTGCTGACCGGCGACAGCCGAGTTTTCAAAAAGGAATATCTCGATCGAACCCACGCCTTCTACGAGCGCTACGGCGGCATGACCATCATCATTGCCCGCTTTGTGCCCATTGTCCGCACGTTCGCTCCCTTCCTTGCCGGCGTGGGCAAGATGAGCTATTGGAAGTTCGCCACCTACAACATCGCCGGTGGACTGCTGTGGATCACCGTTTGCCTGATGGCCGGTTATTTCTTCGGCAACATTCCGTTCGTCAAAAAGAACTTTGAACTGGTTGTCATC includes:
- the uvrA gene encoding excinuclease ABC subunit UvrA; this encodes MADATATTSQRNGTKPAPAAPSDVIRIRGARVHNLKNIDLDIPRDQFVVLTGLSGSGKSSLAFDTVFAEGQRQYIESLSVHARQFVNQLERPDVDEIDGLQPTISIDQRGGSQNPRSTVATVTEIYDHMRLLWARVGQPRCPQCGVGIRPQTADQILEEALTLPEKTKAMILAPMVRGRKGQHKEVLETIRKAGFVRVRVDGEIHDIDAVPELTRQKSHDIEAVVDRVMIREGIRPRMAESIRLALKHTEGVVVISWLEAAANDPAQGAWRDWLFSTQYACPTCKISLAELEPRTFSFNSPYGACPACDGMGYRVQFDPELVLPDASRSISKGAIAPWRNGKSAAAKRQLAVLNEFLSSDEQWANLPLADWRPKQLEQLWSGDGKRFPGLLTLLEQQYSTETITAEREKLELFRGHVRCADCQGARLRPEARAVQVAERGIHQIAALTVEQAASYFADLRFSGVQAAIGEPLSQEIGKRLDFLLKVGLNYLTLDRPADTLSGGESQRIRLAAGLGSGLVGVCYVLDEPSIGLHQRDNDRLIAALVELKQQGNTVLVVEHDEAMMRVADWLIDLGPRAGEFGGQIVSQGPASQVVGDPASLTGRYLAGLESIVVPAARRKAVSKRAIVLEGASTNNLKHVTARFPLGVFTCMTGVSGSGKSSLLNETLTPALLRHLGLAVPKPGPFERLRGADLIDKLIPIDQSPIGRSPRSNLATYSGAWDEIRKVFATTRDAKLRGYRTGRFSFNTAGGRCEECQGQGVQKIEMNFLPDLYVTCPVCRGARFNRQTLEIRYRGKSIADVLDMPVAEALAFFENYPQLARLLTCFDEVGLGYLKLGQSSTTLSGGESQRIKLATELARTSTGNTLYVLDEPTTGLHFEDIKRLLAVLMRLVDLGNTVIVIEHNLDVVKCADWILDLGPEGGERGGQLLAEGTPEDVAAVEASITGRYLRPLLQV
- a CDS encoding amidohydrolase family protein, whose amino-acid sequence is MSGTKQPLTRREFVAGAVAATALVATAQVHAQEDAMIPVVDSHQHIWDLKRFHLPWTERDKPMARDFSMQDYLEATRGIPIEKSVYVEVDVEPSQQQAEADYIVELCRRKEGPLAAAVVSGRPISDQFPAYARQFKDHPYVRGVRQVLHGPSTPAGYCLQKEFIAGIRALGELGLSFDIVIRPGELADAAKLIQACPGTQFILDHCGNASVQSPDLAPWRRDIATVAEQKNVVCKISGIIAFVKPGEWQADDLAPIVNHALTVFGPDRVMYGGDWPVCNLGASYREWYDALNQIVADRPLSERRRLFHDNAIRYYRLA
- a CDS encoding tetratricopeptide repeat protein, with the protein product MVVAVELASLRGVLRATGHLALGSWLCAEDGVFELLGAACCLAAGVLFLLAALTGDFRAAVSLHSVRRRWLAMLFGLGLLLCFLEETSWAQRIVEYRTPGWVAAHNASDEANLHNLAWFQPSFGLNYLQLAWLVAVLSGFVLLPLACLAPPIRRLVSALGIPVPRGQIVAVLAAGLLAGLLIRWRTAGIGPLSWQEETEVFEVLSQFVILLWALDACREPLASRRSLAVLVTCGIVLPVTALAAVRAAPASWGEAISIGHRLQGEAWRDSGDRAAAMREYALAIERWPDNWIAQARMAEALRDAGQTQWAIQHFRQAIAIPGSLPALRQPLAAILASTGQLAEAKSELRESLRLAPDASAHAQLALLQWRQRELPAAEESARAAVRLAPDSADWQYLLANILVQAGKRDEAIKAFDAVLKLDPHHAGALRDRQTLQPSAASK
- a CDS encoding LL-diaminopimelate aminotransferase, translating into MSDPYFQKLFADRIGGVNYGKGTEIYKFEKIKRAKRKAMAEHPERKLIDFGIGENDEMAPESVRARMTQEINRLENRGYADNGVAEFREAVARFMQREFAVALDPATEVNHSIGSKPALAMLPACFINPGDVTLMTVPGYPVAGTHARYYGGEVHRLPLLAQNNFFPDLDGIPADVRRRAKLLVINYPNSPTGKVATRDFYQRVIDFARENEIVVVQDAAHILLSYDGQPLSFLQVPGAKEVGVEVHSLSKGFHMIGWRIGWVCGHPRIVQAFADVKDNSDSGQFIAVQKAAAAALDETSIPGATRSKYQRRLKKLVDTLHSVGFDCQMPGGTYFLYTPSPTGLAGGPSFANAEAASQYLIEQQSIVTVPWDDAGAFLRFSVTYEAPTEAAEDRLMAETAERLRQIKLTF
- a CDS encoding DedA family protein; its protein translation is MELLRKFIDLFLHLDDHLNDVIGDYGGWTYLILFVIIFCETGLVVTPILPGDSLLFAAGAFAARGSLDIAVLIVLLGAAAVLGDAVNYSIGALLGPKVLTGDSRVFKKEYLDRTHAFYERYGGMTIIIARFVPIVRTFAPFLAGVGKMSYWKFATYNIAGGLLWITVCLMAGYFFGNIPFVKKNFELVVIAIVLISVLPAVFEWWRSRREAAARVAEP